One region of Chlorobiota bacterium genomic DNA includes:
- a CDS encoding DEAD/DEAH box helicase family protein: MNSENPILNSPYHEPLLHYATDTDGSLNYQDIRKGRRIFTPDIQAIPTKQGPQSPIFEVNDFAAEYGEHLINLCRKEVVKWRIGATTKEPYSGTTRVTKELLLYWFENPERHAVKKLFYAQREAIETAIWLNEVAGKSNAGQNILNKIRDGQKTVSDKSEDQLPRLAFKMATGTGKTVVMGCLILYHYFNRQEYRNDTRFADYFLIVAPGVTIKDRLGVLFVDTKNKHNREDYYFQRGLVPQSLEHRLENLNARLIITNYHAFEPKILQGNKKSPFDGKIDAEGKRQITKEDFSQVIRRILGKFKKDSRLLILNDEAHHCYLPKSSGKTEDNEEADENARAAVWFTGLKEISLRYKTQCIYDLSATPYYLQGSGYTPYSLFPWVVSDFGLIEAIESGLVKIPFLPQSDNTQEIDQAKLQDIYSHVKDELPRKGQRKKKSEAKEEGKQLKEAPPRLPVLVKGALDQFYNHYKDYFDGQRKQNEEKRNLFSAPPVFIVVCNNTSVSKEVYKYIAGYEFENEDGELVTIPGAKDLFSNYDPVTQKALKRPPTLLIDSDALEESDQINDEFKKIFASEIEEFKKDYARVYGQGSADLITDAQILREVVNTVGKQGKLGAHIRCVVSVSMLTEGWDANTVTHIMGLRKFGSQLLCEQVAGRALRRMNYFLQGYDKDGNPTSDKRKVVMEKFPPEYAHIIGVPFKMFKGGATPPVPPPVELTHVYAMPERQQEHEITFPNVVGYRIENAGNELEYNYSNVENFEVPCFNFPLQTTMGSAFLPKEEKLEVQSVFEKRKQEIIFLLTKALINYHFSDDDQNPKFQYFGKLKKIVEYWYDNKVILLGEKDEKYKKLLYFFDPKEVVDHIRRGINPHINTAEFIRPVFNYYNKFSSTKYVNGSTTKPVYPTQKSHVNCVVADTETWEQIAAKTLEELPQVETYVKNAFLGFAIPYVKEGKDKQYFTDFIARVKCSDGSVKNLMIEITGMNTDKEEKKWFVENRWLPAVNAMKDKYQYPEWHFIEIANDIRDIKNQLADKIASI, from the coding sequence ATGAACTCAGAAAACCCAATACTAAATAGCCCCTACCATGAACCGTTGCTCCACTATGCAACCGACACAGATGGCTCATTGAATTATCAGGACATCAGAAAAGGGAGGCGGATTTTCACCCCTGATATTCAGGCAATACCAACCAAGCAAGGTCCGCAATCGCCCATCTTTGAAGTCAACGACTTTGCCGCCGAATATGGCGAGCATCTGATAAATCTTTGCCGCAAAGAAGTAGTTAAATGGCGCATTGGCGCAACCACCAAAGAGCCTTATTCTGGCACAACCAGGGTCACCAAGGAGCTTTTGCTCTATTGGTTCGAAAATCCTGAACGCCATGCGGTGAAGAAGCTGTTTTATGCCCAACGCGAAGCTATCGAAACAGCAATCTGGCTGAATGAAGTTGCCGGGAAATCGAATGCTGGGCAAAACATACTGAACAAAATTCGTGATGGGCAAAAAACTGTTAGCGACAAATCAGAAGACCAATTACCACGATTGGCTTTCAAAATGGCAACGGGAACAGGGAAGACCGTTGTAATGGGATGCCTGATCCTGTACCACTACTTCAACAGGCAGGAATACCGCAACGACACAAGATTTGCCGATTACTTTTTAATCGTTGCTCCGGGGGTTACCATCAAAGACCGCCTGGGAGTTTTGTTTGTGGATACTAAAAATAAGCACAATCGGGAAGATTATTATTTCCAACGGGGCTTGGTTCCACAAAGTTTGGAGCATCGTTTGGAAAATTTAAATGCTCGGTTAATTATTACGAACTACCACGCCTTTGAACCCAAAATTTTGCAAGGGAACAAGAAAAGCCCGTTCGATGGGAAGATAGATGCCGAAGGAAAAAGGCAAATAACAAAAGAGGATTTCTCGCAGGTTATTCGCAGGATACTAGGGAAATTCAAAAAAGATAGTCGCTTGCTTATTCTGAATGATGAAGCCCATCATTGCTATTTGCCAAAATCATCAGGCAAAACTGAAGATAATGAGGAAGCAGACGAAAACGCACGGGCAGCTGTTTGGTTTACGGGGTTGAAAGAGATTTCGCTCCGCTACAAAACACAATGCATTTACGACCTTTCCGCAACGCCTTATTATTTGCAAGGCTCTGGATACACTCCGTACAGCCTATTCCCCTGGGTGGTTTCTGATTTCGGACTGATTGAAGCAATTGAAAGTGGGTTGGTGAAAATCCCTTTCTTACCCCAAAGCGATAACACACAAGAAATTGACCAAGCTAAGCTGCAAGACATCTATTCGCATGTAAAAGATGAATTGCCACGCAAAGGTCAGCGTAAGAAAAAATCAGAAGCGAAAGAAGAAGGCAAGCAACTGAAAGAAGCTCCGCCAAGATTGCCCGTTTTGGTGAAAGGTGCATTGGACCAATTCTACAATCACTACAAAGACTATTTTGACGGGCAGAGAAAACAGAATGAGGAAAAAAGAAACCTGTTCTCTGCTCCACCCGTTTTCATTGTGGTGTGCAATAATACTTCCGTTTCTAAAGAAGTGTATAAGTACATCGCTGGATATGAGTTTGAAAATGAGGATGGCGAGCTGGTCACTATTCCAGGAGCAAAAGACCTTTTTAGCAATTACGACCCTGTAACCCAAAAAGCATTAAAACGTCCGCCAACCCTATTGATTGACAGTGATGCTTTGGAGGAAAGTGACCAAATCAACGACGAATTCAAGAAGATTTTTGCATCTGAAATTGAAGAATTTAAAAAGGACTATGCCCGCGTGTATGGGCAAGGAAGTGCAGATCTGATTACCGATGCTCAAATTCTGCGTGAAGTAGTGAACACCGTTGGCAAGCAAGGCAAATTGGGTGCGCATATCCGTTGTGTGGTTTCGGTCTCCATGCTTACCGAAGGCTGGGATGCCAACACCGTTACCCACATTATGGGGCTGCGCAAATTCGGATCCCAATTGCTTTGCGAACAGGTGGCGGGGCGTGCCTTGCGAAGGATGAATTACTTTCTGCAGGGCTACGACAAAGATGGCAATCCGACCAGCGACAAGCGAAAAGTTGTGATGGAAAAATTCCCGCCCGAATATGCGCACATCATTGGCGTTCCGTTCAAAATGTTTAAGGGTGGGGCAACGCCGCCAGTTCCTCCGCCTGTTGAGCTTACCCACGTGTATGCCATGCCTGAACGGCAGCAGGAACATGAAATCACGTTCCCGAATGTAGTGGGCTATCGGATAGAAAATGCGGGTAATGAACTGGAATACAACTACAGCAATGTGGAAAACTTTGAGGTGCCTTGCTTCAATTTTCCATTGCAGACAACAATGGGATCAGCTTTTTTACCCAAAGAAGAAAAGTTGGAAGTGCAAAGCGTTTTTGAAAAGCGTAAGCAGGAGATCATTTTTCTGCTTACCAAAGCACTTATCAATTATCATTTCAGCGATGATGATCAAAATCCAAAATTTCAATACTTCGGCAAGCTGAAGAAGATTGTTGAGTATTGGTACGACAATAAGGTGATATTGCTTGGGGAAAAGGACGAAAAGTATAAAAAACTTCTCTACTTCTTTGACCCTAAGGAAGTAGTAGATCACATTCGCCGAGGTATTAATCCTCACATTAATACTGCCGAATTTATTCGGCCTGTGTTTAACTACTATAACAAGTTTAGCAGCACCAAGTATGTCAATGGTAGCACCACCAAACCGGTGTACCCAACACAAAAAAGCCATGTAAACTGCGTGGTGGCCGACACCGAAACCTGGGAGCAAATTGCCGCGAAAACCTTGGAAGAGTTACCACAGGTGGAAACCTATGTGAAAAACGCATTCCTCGGCTTTGCCATTCCGTATGTGAAAGAAGGGAAGGACAAGCAATACTTTACCGATTTTATTGCAAGGGTGAAATGCAGCGATGGAAGCGTTAAGAACCTAATGATTGAAATCACAGGGATGAACACGGATAAGGAAGAGAAGAAATGGTTTGTGGAGAACCGCTGGCTCCCCGCTGTAAATGCTATGAAGGATAAATACCAATATCCCGAATGGCATTTTATTGAAATAGCCAACGATATAAGGGACATTAAGAACCAATTAGCTGATAAAATTGCGAGCATCTAA
- the tnpA gene encoding IS200/IS605 family transposase encodes MAGTFSQIYIHVVFAVKGRENLIGRAWEEELYKYITGIVQNKDQKMLAINGMPDHVHFLIGMKPSCCLSDLVREVKKASNDFINERRFSKYRFQWQEGYGAFSYSHSSLDSVIRYINNQKEHHRKQSFREEYMAFLKRFQVEYKDEYLFEWIDEPG; translated from the coding sequence ATGGCAGGCACATTTTCGCAAATCTACATTCATGTGGTTTTCGCGGTTAAAGGGCGAGAGAACCTGATTGGGCGTGCATGGGAAGAAGAGCTTTATAAATACATCACCGGTATTGTGCAAAACAAGGATCAAAAGATGTTGGCGATTAACGGAATGCCAGATCATGTGCATTTTTTAATAGGGATGAAGCCTTCTTGCTGTTTGTCTGATTTGGTAAGGGAAGTGAAAAAAGCATCGAACGATTTTATCAATGAAAGAAGGTTTTCGAAGTACAGGTTCCAATGGCAGGAAGGGTATGGGGCGTTTTCATACAGCCATTCGTCGTTAGATAGTGTGATTAGATATATTAATAATCAGAAGGAGCATCATAGGAAGCAATCGTTTCGGGAAGAGTACATGGCATTTCTAAAACGATTCCAAGTTGAGTATAAAGATGAATATTTATTTGAATGGATAGATGAACCGGGTTGA
- a CDS encoding S8 family serine peptidase has product MRTFSTLPLLLLCSMAYLANAQQRPAGVPPLPQSAAPAPHYRPGVVILKLKASVPNRRGTPLFGIPAIDAALRQAGVTQRRPLYPMAPYSPAEFFSIATNQFSRTYVVEYGGPIAPQTLAEQLRETGLVEYAAPYRAFRVANTPNDPRIGEQYWVDQIEAEAAWAITTGDTSIAIGIIDSGVEWSHEDLRDNIATNWGESGTDGSGKEKQTNGIDDDGNGYVDDFYGWDFIGNLSQQEFEDSLFKPDNDPQPQQTPDLLPHGTLVAGCASAATNNGRGIAGLGYRTRLILTKCSPDSSGRELYEVYDAMRYAVDRGARILNLSWGATERELAPGELEAITEAVDYARSNNVLVVAAAGNEGSLLERYPFYPASLPTVLSVGASNAGNAAAGFSNYGTGVTLFAPGQGVLSTSNGNEYAADNGTSLAAPIVSGAAALVMALHPDWTPEQVMMQLRVTGDTLRTTHPYTYRRLNIRRALEANRDLTAATGTIPGIAMSGYALHGNASDTIRSEADRVKVRLTLTNWLAPAKAIQISPWSRSMLLADPVTIQTMGTKETQQVEIVARLNPEHNLFSEGKSVLILELTNGEGYRDVIGIPIEVDLPGLRTQRINQSAGNGRAVIVGVAAPSRREAWALGFVSLGSNGWFSTAARTTDGETWEPFARIPETENLTLRAIHAVDSNNAVVVGYGRPDGELESFLFRTTNGGKAWEKVQITAVGDEPTRVWMFDDKEGVVCGKSRNGASSGVGRTTDGGATWTPVALPDRLERPEDGIMATVGNTIYLTRVGRDAGLQPDLTRIYRSDDRGQTWRVVDTLPQQTEATSIAFTTAEEGMIQLTDYGSNQANPLQATVDGGKTWQPRSVPIGYTPSQFLAIQDHIYLATQGRGLELTGGLFASSTVGETWEYIPIPAGINFLNLGYGSQMAGGSDGEGRTLWLAQYTLYRYRQAKTSAVPIRQELAEAEGAVASMAVSPNPASGAATVRFQLRHPASVQIALFASNGQQIWGNEPRQFPAGEQALAIDLSALPQGTCYVAITANGQQTTAPLTIIRQR; this is encoded by the coding sequence ATGCGAACCTTTTCTACCCTTCCCTTGTTGCTGCTTTGCAGCATGGCGTATCTGGCCAACGCCCAGCAACGCCCAGCCGGAGTTCCACCGCTTCCCCAATCCGCCGCACCCGCGCCGCACTATCGCCCGGGGGTGGTGATTCTGAAGCTGAAGGCAAGCGTCCCGAACCGGCGGGGAACTCCATTGTTCGGCATCCCTGCCATTGATGCGGCACTGCGCCAAGCTGGCGTAACCCAACGCCGCCCGCTTTATCCAATGGCCCCATACTCTCCGGCGGAATTTTTCTCCATCGCCACCAACCAATTCAGCAGGACCTACGTGGTGGAGTATGGAGGGCCAATCGCCCCGCAAACCCTTGCCGAGCAACTGCGCGAAACGGGGTTGGTGGAGTACGCCGCCCCCTACCGCGCATTCCGCGTTGCCAACACGCCGAACGACCCACGGATTGGGGAACAATATTGGGTGGATCAGATCGAGGCCGAAGCCGCCTGGGCAATCACCACCGGCGACACCAGCATCGCCATTGGAATTATTGACAGCGGGGTGGAATGGAGCCATGAGGACCTGCGCGACAACATTGCCACCAACTGGGGGGAAAGCGGAACCGACGGAAGCGGAAAGGAGAAACAGACCAACGGCATTGATGACGACGGCAACGGATACGTTGATGATTTCTACGGCTGGGATTTTATCGGAAACCTGAGCCAGCAGGAGTTTGAAGACAGCCTGTTCAAACCGGACAACGACCCCCAGCCGCAGCAAACCCCGGATCTGCTTCCCCACGGGACCCTTGTTGCCGGATGCGCTTCGGCGGCAACGAACAACGGGCGCGGGATTGCCGGGCTTGGCTACCGCACCCGCTTGATCCTGACAAAATGCTCCCCCGATTCTTCCGGCAGGGAGCTGTACGAAGTCTATGATGCCATGCGGTACGCCGTGGACCGCGGGGCGCGAATCCTGAACCTGAGCTGGGGCGCGACCGAGCGGGAGCTGGCCCCCGGGGAGTTAGAAGCAATCACCGAAGCCGTTGACTATGCCCGAAGCAACAACGTGCTGGTGGTGGCCGCCGCCGGGAACGAGGGGTCGCTTCTTGAACGCTATCCATTTTATCCGGCATCGCTCCCGACGGTGCTATCGGTGGGGGCTTCCAACGCGGGCAACGCTGCGGCGGGGTTCAGCAATTATGGGACGGGGGTGACGCTGTTCGCCCCGGGCCAGGGGGTGCTTTCAACATCCAACGGCAACGAGTATGCGGCGGACAACGGAACCTCGCTGGCCGCGCCAATCGTTAGCGGCGCGGCGGCGTTGGTGATGGCGTTGCACCCCGACTGGACCCCGGAGCAAGTGATGATGCAGCTTCGCGTAACCGGCGACACGCTGCGAACCACACACCCCTACACCTACCGCCGATTGAACATCCGCCGGGCATTGGAGGCCAACCGCGACCTTACCGCCGCAACTGGAACCATTCCCGGAATCGCCATGTCCGGCTACGCCTTGCACGGGAACGCCAGCGACACCATCCGCTCGGAAGCCGACCGCGTGAAGGTTCGGCTGACGCTGACGAACTGGCTTGCGCCGGCAAAGGCAATCCAGATTTCCCCCTGGTCCAGGTCCATGCTGCTGGCCGACCCGGTGACGATCCAAACAATGGGAACGAAGGAAACACAGCAGGTGGAGATTGTGGCACGGTTGAACCCCGAACACAACCTGTTCAGCGAAGGGAAATCGGTGCTGATTCTGGAGCTAACCAACGGCGAGGGCTACCGCGACGTTATCGGAATTCCCATCGAGGTTGATCTTCCCGGACTTCGGACCCAGCGGATCAATCAATCGGCTGGGAATGGCCGCGCTGTCATTGTTGGGGTGGCGGCTCCGTCGCGGCGTGAGGCGTGGGCGTTGGGGTTTGTGTCGCTGGGAAGCAATGGCTGGTTCTCCACCGCCGCCCGCACCACCGACGGGGAGACGTGGGAGCCGTTTGCACGGATTCCGGAAACCGAAAATCTTACCCTGCGTGCAATCCATGCCGTGGATTCCAACAATGCCGTGGTGGTGGGATATGGCCGCCCCGATGGCGAGCTGGAGTCGTTCCTGTTCCGCACCACTAATGGCGGGAAGGCATGGGAGAAGGTCCAGATAACAGCGGTGGGAGACGAGCCAACCCGCGTCTGGATGTTCGACGACAAGGAGGGAGTGGTTTGCGGGAAAAGCCGGAACGGAGCAAGCTCCGGCGTGGGCCGCACCACCGATGGCGGGGCCACATGGACCCCGGTGGCGCTTCCGGACCGATTGGAACGCCCCGAGGATGGAATCATGGCCACAGTGGGGAACACCATCTATCTCACCCGGGTTGGCCGCGACGCAGGATTGCAGCCGGACCTTACCCGCATCTACCGCTCCGACGACCGCGGGCAAACGTGGCGCGTGGTGGATACGCTTCCCCAGCAAACGGAGGCCACCAGCATCGCGTTCACAACCGCCGAGGAAGGGATGATTCAGCTAACCGACTACGGCAGCAACCAAGCGAACCCGCTGCAAGCCACCGTTGACGGCGGCAAGACGTGGCAGCCGCGCAGCGTCCCAATCGGCTACACCCCTTCCCAGTTTTTGGCAATTCAGGATCATATCTATCTGGCCACACAAGGTCGTGGTCTTGAGCTTACCGGCGGGCTGTTCGCCAGCAGCACCGTGGGGGAAACGTGGGAGTATATCCCCATTCCAGCAGGGATCAATTTCTTGAATCTTGGCTACGGGTCGCAGATGGCTGGAGGAAGCGATGGCGAGGGGCGGACGCTGTGGCTGGCCCAATACACACTCTACCGCTACCGCCAGGCGAAGACATCGGCGGTTCCAATCCGGCAGGAGTTGGCGGAAGCGGAGGGAGCGGTTGCCAGCATGGCGGTTTCCCCAAATCCGGCATCGGGCGCGGCCACCGTGCGGTTCCAGCTTCGCCACCCGGCCAGCGTGCAGATAGCCCTGTTCGCCAGCAACGGCCAGCAGATTTGGGGGAACGAACCACGCCAATTCCCAGCCGGTGAGCAGGCACTTGCCATTGATCTTTCCGCGCTGCCGCAAGGAACCTGCTACGTGGCAATCACCGCAAACGGCCAGCAGACAACCGCCCCGCTAACAATCATCCGGCAACGGTAA
- a CDS encoding choice-of-anchor D domain-containing protein, protein MRLSRRLCTLLALLVAVAAALPAQNLIVNPGAELPMIADSIPGWIQPLARTWTEASTIPAFAGTNYFFAGNTPLSELSQDIDVTTLAAGIDAGTTRFVFDGRVQSLPEAVPDSAQIVVQCRDAANTTVLSAFNPGAVASTAGWQQVSGLFTPPSGTRFLRVRLIAIRSTGVSNDAFFDELFLSAIAPSGGLSVINRLTNFDTTLCGTKKCSTLIFRNVGQTPLTIQSADAFFGTFEIDAGVTFNFPQTLQPNEQLSFNVCYNPTVPGRADTFKGLVRYDAASVDSFMFVGRATGPSLSASRTNVSFGTVQIFNTRCETITLRNDGDGPLSPGAITGVNLPFFIQTPPPAVIPPGGTADVVICFTPDAEGNRNATANFSYVSCGATQNVTVQLSGVGALPPKLTLGPVLQITPDPLDYDTTLCGTQKCRNLTFQNIGNAPLTITQMDQILAPFAVAATTPLNLPLTLQPNQSQVVQVCYSPTFAPRIDSQRIAYIADNRVSLSIMMVFDTSGSMTIATGTGVSRITAANAGGRVFLDNLVNDPARGVVDEAGIVNFSSGVLVAQDFTTNGALLQARVPNAANGGTRLYDAVDTALNRVLQRNLPGRRVIVILSDGDDEGGFLQNRIDAIVARSQNNVRIFTIGLGSGLTANGINTLQQMANRTGGSSFFTNNPDTLVQIYLTIAQQLSRSIPGTYLIRGRAVAPLLTINPITIDFDSVRIGRSVCRQITLTNNGDAPLQFAGFPAAVGGFSIQAQTPFPAIPPGGSSTISACFAPTRLRVQSASLPMPYNSCRTPDTLQFRGVGYDSVVIAIRDSVVARPGSTFEYPIFLMDSIPDHYDVRDLTFTLGYNKTLLFPLDPPVRSDAAVAVPLANAAISSVYLPNESGALTTYTMTGATPISNATPNSLLTRLRFRALLGNAISTPLTITAARMADGNPKVGIINPGTFRIDSMCYLEDRLLDARRRISGALKMAVMNNAEIAALDFTLPAAAPTQAIIFDRLGREVTRSGQQAMNAGNGQMVIDISALRSGIYFVQLRSGEAVDGGEIVVSR, encoded by the coding sequence ATGAGACTATCCCGTAGGCTTTGCACTCTTCTTGCGTTGCTTGTGGCCGTTGCCGCAGCGTTGCCCGCGCAAAACTTGATCGTCAATCCCGGTGCCGAATTGCCGATGATTGCCGACTCCATCCCCGGCTGGATCCAACCGCTGGCGCGAACCTGGACCGAGGCAAGCACAATCCCTGCGTTTGCCGGAACCAATTACTTCTTTGCTGGCAACACCCCTCTTTCCGAACTCAGCCAGGATATTGATGTCACCACGCTTGCTGCGGGGATTGATGCCGGCACCACGCGATTTGTGTTCGATGGCCGCGTGCAATCGCTGCCGGAAGCGGTGCCGGACTCGGCCCAAATCGTGGTGCAGTGCCGCGATGCCGCCAACACCACCGTGCTGAGCGCGTTCAACCCCGGTGCGGTTGCTTCCACTGCGGGTTGGCAGCAGGTTTCGGGGTTGTTTACGCCGCCGTCCGGAACCCGATTTCTGCGGGTGCGGTTGATTGCTATCCGCTCCACGGGGGTCAGCAACGATGCCTTTTTCGATGAGTTGTTCCTGAGCGCGATTGCCCCCAGCGGCGGGCTTAGCGTTATCAACCGCCTGACGAACTTCGACACCACGCTGTGCGGCACAAAAAAATGCAGCACGCTGATCTTCCGGAACGTTGGTCAAACCCCGCTGACGATTCAATCGGCCGATGCCTTCTTCGGCACTTTCGAGATTGATGCCGGCGTAACCTTCAACTTCCCGCAGACGCTTCAGCCGAACGAGCAACTGAGCTTCAACGTCTGCTACAACCCCACCGTTCCCGGGCGCGCCGATACCTTCAAAGGCCTTGTTCGCTACGATGCCGCTTCGGTGGATTCGTTCATGTTCGTTGGGCGCGCAACCGGGCCAAGCCTTTCGGCTTCGCGAACCAACGTCTCGTTCGGAACGGTGCAGATTTTCAACACCCGCTGCGAAACGATCACGCTCCGCAACGATGGCGATGGACCGTTGTCGCCGGGGGCAATCACCGGTGTGAATCTTCCCTTCTTCATCCAAACTCCGCCGCCAGCGGTGATCCCTCCTGGGGGAACGGCCGATGTGGTGATCTGCTTCACCCCCGATGCCGAAGGGAACCGCAATGCCACGGCCAACTTCAGCTACGTCTCCTGTGGGGCCACGCAAAACGTGACGGTGCAGCTTAGCGGGGTTGGCGCGTTGCCGCCAAAGCTGACGTTGGGCCCGGTGCTGCAAATCACCCCCGACCCGTTGGATTACGACACCACACTGTGCGGCACCCAAAAATGCCGCAACCTGACGTTCCAAAACATCGGGAACGCGCCGCTGACGATCACGCAAATGGATCAAATCCTTGCCCCGTTTGCGGTTGCCGCCACCACCCCGCTGAACCTTCCGCTGACGTTGCAGCCAAACCAATCGCAAGTGGTGCAGGTTTGCTACAGCCCAACGTTTGCGCCGCGGATTGACTCCCAACGAATCGCCTACATTGCCGATAACCGCGTTTCACTTTCCATTATGATGGTGTTCGACACCAGCGGGAGCATGACGATCGCAACTGGAACGGGGGTCAGCCGGATCACGGCGGCCAACGCTGGCGGGCGGGTCTTCTTGGATAATCTGGTGAACGACCCCGCACGTGGTGTTGTTGATGAGGCGGGGATTGTCAACTTCTCGTCGGGGGTGCTGGTGGCGCAAGATTTCACCACCAACGGAGCGTTGCTGCAAGCCCGCGTGCCAAACGCGGCAAATGGGGGAACAAGGCTGTACGACGCGGTGGATACGGCACTGAATCGGGTGCTGCAACGGAACCTTCCGGGCCGCCGCGTGATTGTGATCCTCTCGGACGGGGATGACGAAGGGGGATTCCTGCAAAACCGGATTGACGCGATTGTTGCCCGCTCGCAGAACAACGTCCGAATCTTCACTATCGGTTTGGGGAGTGGACTGACTGCAAACGGAATCAACACCTTGCAGCAGATGGCCAACCGCACCGGGGGGAGCAGTTTCTTCACGAACAACCCCGACACGTTGGTGCAGATTTATCTCACCATTGCCCAGCAGCTTAGCCGCAGCATCCCGGGGACCTATCTGATCCGTGGGCGCGCGGTTGCGCCGCTGTTGACGATCAATCCAATAACTATTGACTTCGATTCGGTTCGCATTGGGCGTTCGGTGTGCCGCCAAATCACCCTTACGAACAACGGCGACGCGCCGCTGCAGTTTGCCGGATTCCCGGCAGCGGTTGGAGGGTTTTCCATCCAGGCACAAACTCCATTTCCAGCGATTCCTCCGGGGGGATCATCCACCATCAGCGCCTGCTTTGCTCCAACGCGGTTGCGGGTGCAGTCGGCATCGTTGCCAATGCCGTACAACAGCTGCCGCACCCCCGACACGCTACAGTTCCGCGGCGTTGGATACGACAGCGTGGTGATTGCCATTCGCGACTCGGTGGTGGCGCGCCCGGGAAGCACGTTCGAGTATCCCATCTTCCTAATGGACTCCATCCCCGACCATTATGATGTCCGCGACCTCACCTTCACGTTGGGCTACAACAAAACCTTGCTCTTCCCGCTGGACCCTCCGGTCCGGAGCGATGCCGCCGTTGCGGTTCCGCTGGCCAACGCGGCAATCAGCAGCGTCTATCTGCCGAACGAGTCGGGCGCGCTGACCACGTACACGATGACCGGGGCCACGCCAATCAGCAACGCCACGCCGAACAGCCTGCTGACGCGGCTTCGGTTCCGTGCACTGCTGGGGAACGCCATCAGCACGCCGCTGACAATCACCGCAGCGCGGATGGCCGATGGAAATCCGAAAGTGGGGATCATCAACCCCGGCACCTTCCGCATTGACAGCATGTGCTACTTGGAGGACCGTCTGCTTGATGCCCGCCGCCGGATTAGTGGCGCGCTGAAAATGGCGGTGATGAACAACGCCGAAATCGCCGCGCTCGATTTCACCCTTCCCGCAGCAGCCCCCACCCAAGCCATAATTTTCGACAGGCTTGGTCGCGAAGTAACGCGAAGCGGGCAGCAGGCAATGAACGCCGGCAATGGCCAGATGGTGATAGATATTTCGGCCCTCCGCTCCGGCATCTACTTCGTCCAACTCCGCTCCGGCGAAGCAGTGGATGGGGGTGAGATTGTGGTGAGCAGATAA